A region of Culicoides brevitarsis isolate CSIRO-B50_1 chromosome 1, AGI_CSIRO_Cbre_v1, whole genome shotgun sequence DNA encodes the following proteins:
- the LOC134835679 gene encoding pickpocket protein 28-like, translating into MTVDGVCYSMNLISPEEMFIEKDHVQYNAKGVQMKGWKNGFESYVDKETYPARELSNEGMKIRLRMNLKDLPNSKENFLNLIYGLHGFYIIVGNPQDYPRSKENRVFIPTNSRYTLKVTPEMISADETLKKYPLKKRGCLIQDSELNRLKIFKRYSLSNCFLECSAKFSIKRCNCYQFFMPGYTNETCGSDPYHNSFCYESAANAEIERSMIEVQNQNFSNYCNCTPACSSLAYTVFPTFLGTFNISDETFQFSDVTIRFASSEFIPKIRRESSSDLDMLAAIGGALGFFIGASVISIIEFVYYFSIKILVEIVFGKDNR; encoded by the exons atgacGGTAGATGGCGTTTGTTACTCGATGAACTTAATTTCGCCTGAAGAGATGTTTATTGAAAAGGATCATGTTCAGTATAATGCTAAAGGAGTTCAAATGAAAGGATGGAAAAATGGATTCGAGAGTTATGTTGATAAAGAGACTTATCCAGCTCGAGAATTATCAAATGAAGGGATGAAAATTCGACTTCGGATGAATTTAAAGGATTTACCAAActctaaagaaaattttttgaacttaatttaTGGATTGCATGGTTTTTAC atcATCGTTGGAAATCCTCAAGATTATCCTCGTTCAAaagaaaatcgagtttttattCCAACGAATTCTCGTTACACTCTGAAAGTCACTCCAGAAATGATTTCAGCTGatgaaactttgaaaaaatatcctCTGAAGAAACGTGGTTGTCTAATACAAGATTCCGAACTAAACcgccttaaaattttcaagagatACTCCTTGAGCAATTGCTTCTTGGAATGCTCTGCCAAATTCTCGATCAAAAGATGCAattgttatcaattttttatgccaGGTTACACGAACGAAACTTGTGGTTCAGATCCTTATCACAACTCATTTTGTTATGAAAGCGCGGCAAATGCTGAAATCGAAAGATCCATGATCGAAgttcaaaatcaaaacttcAGCAATTATTGCAATTGTACGCCGGCATGTTCGTCTCTTGCTTATACagtttttccaacatttttgggtacttttaatatttcagaTGAGACTTTTCAATTCAGTGATGTTACAATAAGATTTGCATCTTCGGAGTTTATTCCGAAAATTCGTCGGGAGTCAAGTAGTGACTTGGATATGTTGGCAGCAATTGGAGGAGCGTTGGGATTTTTTATTGGAGCTTCAGTCATTAGCATAATTGAGTTCGTTTATTacttttcgattaaaattttggtagAAATTGTATTTGGAAAGGATAATAGATAA